A genome region from Erigeron canadensis isolate Cc75 chromosome 3, C_canadensis_v1, whole genome shotgun sequence includes the following:
- the LOC122590488 gene encoding ribonuclease 3-like protein 3 isoform X1 produces MKSCMELNSMGSSCSWWQSLFSSSNVHCFKRLQQYAIQAKVKVMRSSSQENKALASLKEMEKVIGYKFKKKDLLQQAFTHPSYQGAESYERLEYVGDSILNFLISKQQFFMYPNLPPGSLTALRAANVDTEKLARVAVKYNFHKYLRHENPMLSKQIRVFTSALEKYPFHSFGLIDAPKTLADIVESTIGAIYVDSNSSIDTTWEVAKVLLEPMITPEMLQHNPVRKLNELCHKKKLKIRFRDKWSKQGVYEVFIDNQLKGRGEYKAKKEIALNRAAEDACNNILNSVNAKSNVTESEE; encoded by the exons ATGAAATCTTGTATGGAATTGAATTCGATGGGATCGTCATGTTCGTGGTGGCAGTCACTTTTCTCTTCATCCAATGTTCACTGTTTCAAACGCCTCCAACAATACG CAATTCAAGCCAAAGTTAAGGTAATGAGATCATCATCACAAGAGAATAAAGCATTAGCAAGTCTTAAAGAGATGGAGAAGGTTATAGGGTATAAGTTCAAGAAAAAGGATTTGTTGCAACAAGCGTTTACACATCCAAGTTATCAAGGAGCTGAATCATATGAAAGACTCGAGTATGTTGGTGATTCCATTCTAAATTTTCTAATCAGTAAACAACAGTTCTTTATGTACCCGAATCTCCCACCAGGGTCATTGACTGCACTTCGAGCTGCCAACGTTGACACTGAGAAGCTAGCGCGTGTAGCAGTTAAATATAACTTTCATAAGTACCTACGCCACGAGAATCCAATGCTTAGCAAGCAG ATTCGAGTGTTTACGAGTGCTCTTGAAAAGTATCCCTTTCATTCATTTGGGTTAATTGATGCTCCAAAGACTTTAGCCGATATTGTTGAATCCACAATAGGAGCTATCTACGTTGACAGCAATTCTTCAATTGATACCACATGGGAG GTAGCTAAAGTTCTACTCGAGCCCATGATCACTCCTGAAATGCTCCAACACAATCCAGTAAGGAAGCTCAATGAACTCTGTCACAAAAAGAAACTGAAGATACGATTCAGAGACAAATGGTCAAAACAAGGAGTGTATGAAGTTTTTATTGATAATCAACTTAAAGGAAGAGGCGAGTACAAAGCCAAGAAGGAAATTGCGTTGAATAGAGCAGCTGAGGATGCATGTAACAACATTTTGAACAGCGTGAATGCTAAAAGCAATGTAACTGAAAGTGAAGAATAG
- the LOC122590488 gene encoding ribonuclease 3-like protein 3 isoform X2 gives MRSSSQENKALASLKEMEKVIGYKFKKKDLLQQAFTHPSYQGAESYERLEYVGDSILNFLISKQQFFMYPNLPPGSLTALRAANVDTEKLARVAVKYNFHKYLRHENPMLSKQIRVFTSALEKYPFHSFGLIDAPKTLADIVESTIGAIYVDSNSSIDTTWEVAKVLLEPMITPEMLQHNPVRKLNELCHKKKLKIRFRDKWSKQGVYEVFIDNQLKGRGEYKAKKEIALNRAAEDACNNILNSVNAKSNVTESEE, from the exons ATGAGATCATCATCACAAGAGAATAAAGCATTAGCAAGTCTTAAAGAGATGGAGAAGGTTATAGGGTATAAGTTCAAGAAAAAGGATTTGTTGCAACAAGCGTTTACACATCCAAGTTATCAAGGAGCTGAATCATATGAAAGACTCGAGTATGTTGGTGATTCCATTCTAAATTTTCTAATCAGTAAACAACAGTTCTTTATGTACCCGAATCTCCCACCAGGGTCATTGACTGCACTTCGAGCTGCCAACGTTGACACTGAGAAGCTAGCGCGTGTAGCAGTTAAATATAACTTTCATAAGTACCTACGCCACGAGAATCCAATGCTTAGCAAGCAG ATTCGAGTGTTTACGAGTGCTCTTGAAAAGTATCCCTTTCATTCATTTGGGTTAATTGATGCTCCAAAGACTTTAGCCGATATTGTTGAATCCACAATAGGAGCTATCTACGTTGACAGCAATTCTTCAATTGATACCACATGGGAG GTAGCTAAAGTTCTACTCGAGCCCATGATCACTCCTGAAATGCTCCAACACAATCCAGTAAGGAAGCTCAATGAACTCTGTCACAAAAAGAAACTGAAGATACGATTCAGAGACAAATGGTCAAAACAAGGAGTGTATGAAGTTTTTATTGATAATCAACTTAAAGGAAGAGGCGAGTACAAAGCCAAGAAGGAAATTGCGTTGAATAGAGCAGCTGAGGATGCATGTAACAACATTTTGAACAGCGTGAATGCTAAAAGCAATGTAACTGAAAGTGAAGAATAG